The Candidatus Bathyarchaeota archaeon DNA window TTGACCGTGTTTGCGATGATTATGCTCGGTTTCTCCTTGACCTGAATTGAAAAATCTAAAGCATCCAGAATCTGGCCGATATTGTGGCCGTCAACCTCCTGAATCACCCATCCGAAACTTCTCCACTTATCTGCGAGGGGTTCAATATTCATAACCTCACATACTGGACCGGTGGACTGATACATGTTCCTGTCCAAGATGACTATAAGATTGTCGAGTTTGAAGTGAGACGCCGACATCGCGGCCTCCCATATCTGCCCCTCGTCACACTCACCATCTCCAATAATGCAGTAGACCCTGTATTTTGGAGTGGGACCTCCGGAAAGATCTGTGCTTAGGCCTATCCTCGCCGCCAGGGCTTCGCCGACTGCGAATGAGAGTCCCATACCGAGCGAACCTCCCGAATAGTCCACGCCGGGGACGGTCCTTTGGCTGTGTGCCTGTAGTAAACCTCCAAATCTACCGTATGATGAGAAGTATTCTCTGGAGAAGTACCCTGCCTCACCCAACGCTGCATAATAGATCTCACAGCAGTGGGCTTTGGATAGGATCAGTCTGTCTCTACATGGCCACATAGGATCCTTCGGATTATGTCGCATATGATGGAAAAGTAGTGAAGCAATTATCTCAGCCATTGAGAATGATCCTCCCAACCATCCTTGGCCTGAAATCTTCATCATATCAATGACTATTTTTCGAAGAGATTTCGCCTTCGCTTCCAACATCTTTATCAAGGCTTCATCATGCGACATGTTGAGTTGTCCTCACAAATGTGAAAGAGTAGGTTTCCCTATCAAAGTCCTCATTTTATTGGAAGCTTTATCTGAATGCCACCGGCGATCTTGTCATCCCGCTTCTCCACGTTGCAACCTTTAATCTCAGCTAAGAATAGTTCTAGGGTGGTGTATACGGTTGCCCTCTCCAGGTGGCCTCCGACCACCCTACCATCATGTGTCCCCAACGCTACATGTAGATGTTGTATCAGCCTATCCGAGGATGGCAATATATTCCCTTCCATTGTCAAGACCTCGAAAGGGCCTCTCACGCTAATCTTGGTTATCTGCTCTGCACCATATGGTAATTTGGAGTCGGGTTTGACACAGTAGAAAGTAGCCTCGGAGAAACTTCCGATAGCTGATAGGATCGCTGCCCTCCTGAAGCCTACCTCACTCATAAGATCCATTATTCTCTCAGGAACGGCTTCCATCGGTCTGAACCTTGCAATCAATGTGTTAGTCAGGTCGACCCTTCCAAAATATTTCAAATAACCCACCAGAGATAGTTATGGCGGCCCTAATATATAATGAATGGCAGATCTTAGTCCTATTGACTTTGAGGGGTGAAATTTTAAGTGCCCCAAGCTATGGACTTTAGATATTATTCCTTATCGTAACCCTTGAATTTCTTCTGTATTTTCCATTTTCAGTCCATCATAAACTGTGAGGTTTCTCTATGAGCTTATTCTTTTGGAGGGTTAAGCCTTCACTATTGTGTGGTTTCCTAGTTAACATGTCGTTGCTCTTCTCAAACTCTCTAGCCTCATCTGCAAGTTGCGCTGCAGCCCTTACGATCTCATGGCCTGCAGAGACAAGCTCGATATATCGTTTCCAATCTTTCTCGACGAAGCATCCTTCGAAGGTTAAGTCCCCCGCACGCCTCACCATCTCATAGGCGGATGCGGCTTTTGCTTTGGCATATGGGTTGTTGAACCCCGCTTCGTTTACAGCCCTGTCCTTATTTACTATGATTTTGGGCAGCTCTATTTTTCCACCATTTTTAATAGTCGTAATCAGTTTATCGATGGTTGCTCTTAGAACCTCGAAGGCTCCTGTCACAGCCAAGACCTTTATGATGTCTGAGTTGAAGCATGCCATTTCGACAGGATCTAAGAATTCTCTGCGGGCACCTATCATTACGTCACCCTCAACTATTATGTATCCTAGCCCGGCATCCTCCATAAGTTTGGTCGCCTTCTTGGCCGGATTATCGGAGACTATGATTGTTGGGATGTTACTTTTCTGAAATATTTCCCTAGCCTTGGACGGTCCTGGAAGTGAGGCGTTTGGCGACGTAAAGACTATGAGGTCAGGTGCATATTTAACAGTCTCCTCACTGACCCAGACGCACCTCTCAGGGTCCATCTTTGAACCTGAACCGAAAACCCTAACCTCAATGTCTTCCCTCTCAGCCCTCTCGTCGAGGAGGAATTCAATTAGGGGGCTACACCCTATGTTCCCTACCTTGGCGAAGCCAACCTTTATCTTTCCCAACTCTGGACACCAGCAATTAGTCTCCCATATCGATTATAAAAACGGTATGCGTTCCGTTTATTTTTTGGTAGAATCACAAGATTTAAGGCGTGAATAGTTGAATCTGAATGGAGTGAAAATGTTTGAACTCCATTGATATTGAGGATACATTTGCAGAAGCTTTTCCCATGATTGTAGGTAGGGTATTAATCACAGCGGAGAATGAGAGGTGGGCGAATTTGGCCGCGAACAGCGCGGTCGGTGTCGCCTCATCAATAATAATGTCACCTGCTGAGGCAGGTGTCGAGGGGGTGCCCGTCCCCCCAAGTAAGACGCCTGATGGACGCCCAGGGGTGAACATACAGATATATCATAGGACAGGTAGGGATTTCAAAGTGCAGATGCTTTCAAGGATCGGGCAATGTATCTTGACTTGTCCTACAACATCAGCCTTCGACTCAATGTATGGTGCAAAGAAGAGGCTTAAGATTGGTAGGGCTATCAGGCTTTTCGGTGATGGATACCAGAAGAAAGACACGTTGGGTGGGAGGACTGTTTGGCGGATACCTGTGATGGAGGGGGAGTTTATCATAGAGGATAAGTTTGGGGTTAGGAGGGGGGTGGCAGGTGGTAACTTCATAATTATGGCGGAGACATATAGAAGTGGCTTAACCGCCGCAGAGAAGGCTGTGGAGGCTATTAGGTCTATCGAAGGGGTTGTTACACCTTTCCCTGGCGGGATCTGCCGTTCAGGTTCCAAAGTAGGGTCGAACAAGTATAAGCTTCCAGCATCGACGAACCACCTGTTCTGCCCGACCCTCAAGGAGGTCTTGCCTGAATCTAAGGTTCCCAACGGTGTGAACAGTGTCTACGAGATAGTTTTGAATGGGATAGACCTCGGATGTGTAAGGAGAGCTATGTCTGAGGGTATTAGGGCCGCATCGTCTATTGAAGGTGTTAGGAAGATAACCGCAGTGAACTTTGGAGGTAGGCTCGGGCCTTTCAAGATTCCCTTGAGAGAAATCTTAAGTTGATTTATCCGCTACGTCTCTACCTTAATGTAATCCGACCCGCCACATTCTATCGAGCCTACTACAATCCTGAAATATGAGTCTCCATCCCTCAGCCTTTCAACCCTCTCCAACTTCCCCTTGACTGATATTCTCTCGCCTTCGAAGGCGACGTCACCGTAATCTCTGTCAAAACTCACAATCTCAGATATCTCTTTGGCTACTGGACCACTCTCAACCTCCACATCGGAGACGACGTATCTTGCGGGGACGAAGATGCTCTCAGATGCGTCTGTGACGGTGCCTTCAGCTTCAACGATGCCTTGGGGGATATACTTATAGTCGCCATATTTCTCTTTTACATCGACGGGTTCGAGGACTGGATTGACTGAGAATGGAGTCCCCCTGAATAATCCTCTGTTCCACTTTCTTTCATAGAAGAGCTTCAATTGCTTTCTATTCATCAGGCGTAGTCTCGACTCTCTTGCCGGAGTAGGATTGAGCTCAGGTGGAGATCTGACGAGCTCCTGATCTCCAGAGTTGAAAATATCTATCATAATCTCCCTCACTCTCAATCCATTCTTCTTCCCATATACAGTGATGTCTACGTCCGAGAATTCCTGTTGGTGAAGGCCGATAAGGATGGAGCCTGTCACACCAAACTTTGAAAGTTGAATGTCACTATTACGAGAAAGTTTCAGGGCAAGATCCAAAGCCTTCTTCTGTAATGGATCGAGCTCTTCACCATCGATGAAGGACATCAATTTCTCCTCAGGCTTGTAATGAAAGCCAACAGCCTCGAGAGGTACAGCTGTGAAGGTTATGTTCAAAAGATCGTCCCTGTACAAGTATCGGCTGCACCTTTCAGAGACCAACCTCACAGCATCTTTCAGGTGGGGTATGTCATAATACTTTATGGCTCTATCATATGTTTGGCCGAG harbors:
- a CDS encoding transketolase, whose product is MSHDEALIKMLEAKAKSLRKIVIDMMKISGQGWLGGSFSMAEIIASLLFHHMRHNPKDPMWPCRDRLILSKAHCCEIYYAALGEAGYFSREYFSSYGRFGGLLQAHSQRTVPGVDYSGGSLGMGLSFAVGEALAARIGLSTDLSGGPTPKYRVYCIIGDGECDEGQIWEAAMSASHFKLDNLIVILDRNMYQSTGPVCEVMNIEPLADKWRSFGWVIQEVDGHNIGQILDALDFSIQVKEKPSIIIANTVKGKGIPSLEGRVHFITITDEIYREAMEHLK
- a CDS encoding DNA-binding protein produces the protein MKYFGRVDLTNTLIARFRPMEAVPERIMDLMSEVGFRRAAILSAIGSFSEATFYCVKPDSKLPYGAEQITKISVRGPFEVLTMEGNILPSSDRLIQHLHVALGTHDGRVVGGHLERATVYTTLELFLAEIKGCNVEKRDDKIAGGIQIKLPIK
- a CDS encoding F420-dependent methylenetetrahydromethanopterin dehydrogenase, producing the protein MKVGFAKVGNIGCSPLIEFLLDERAEREDIEVRVFGSGSKMDPERCVWVSEETVKYAPDLIVFTSPNASLPGPSKAREIFQKSNIPTIIVSDNPAKKATKLMEDAGLGYIIVEGDVMIGARREFLDPVEMACFNSDIIKVLAVTGAFEVLRATIDKLITTIKNGGKIELPKIIVNKDRAVNEAGFNNPYAKAKAASAYEMVRRAGDLTFEGCFVEKDWKRYIELVSAGHEIVRAAAQLADEAREFEKSNDMLTRKPHNSEGLTLQKNKLIEKPHSL